A single region of the Labrus bergylta chromosome 10, fLabBer1.1, whole genome shotgun sequence genome encodes:
- the flrt3 gene encoding leucine-rich repeat transmembrane protein FLRT3: MVRQCKAFVLFLVRIGLLLGLANPLVTSASCPSSCRCDGTFIYCNDRGLTSIPTGLPLDATVLFLQNNHIKSSGIPAELRTLVNVEKIYLYCNNLDEFPTNLPHGLKELHLQENNVRMITHSSLAQIPYIEELHLDDNSVSAVSIEEGAFRDSTHLRLLFLSRNHLSTIPSGLPMSIEELRFDDNRISSISEQSLQDLINLKRLILDGNLLNNRGIGEMAFINLINLTELSLMRNSLTSPPANLPGTSLEKLQLQDNHINRVPPGAFAFLRQLYRLDLSGNNLSSLPQGVFEDLDNLTQLLLRNNPWQCTCRMKWVRDWLRSLPTKVNVRGFMCQGPDKVKGMAIKDLTTDMFDCSDSELFPSYETSTVSNTVRPTQPQWPSFVTRRPVVKAPDFGRNYHSTTTSSGRKIITISVKSTSAEAIHISWRVSQPMTALRLSWLKLGHSSAFGSITETIVQGERTEYLLTALEPESAYRICMVPMDTSNIYLSDETPVCIETETGSHKSYNPTTTLNREQEKEPYKNSSLPLAAIIGGAVALLAIIMLALVCWYVHRNGSLFSRNCTYNKGRRRKDDYAEAGTKKDTSILEIRETSFQMIPISHLPVSKEEFVIHTIFPPNGLSLYKSPPHTENNVNNRSYRDSGIPDSDHSHS, from the coding sequence ATGGTGCGTCAGTGTAAGGCCTTTGTCCTCTTCCTGGTCCGGATCGGGCTGCTGCTGGGTCTCGCTAACCCCCTGGTGACCTCTGCCTCGTGCCCCTCGTCCTGCCGCTGTGACGGGACCTTCATCTACTGCAACGACCGTGGCCTGACTTCCATTCCCACTGGTCTACCCCTGGACGCCACGGTGCTCTTCCTGCAGAACAACCACATCAAGAGCTCGGGCATTCCCGCCGAGCTGCGCACGCTGGTGAACGTGGAGAAGATCTACCTGTACTGCAACAATCTGGACGAGTTCCCCACCAACCTTCCACACGGGCTCAAGGAGCTTCACCTGCAGGAGAACAACGTCCGTATGATCACCCACTCGTCTTTGGCTCAGATTCCTTACATTGAGGAGCTGCACCTGGATGATAACTCTGTGTCGGCCGTCAGCATCGAGGAGGGCGCCTTCAGGGACAGCACCCACCTCAGACTGCTTTTCCTCTCCAGAAACCACCTGAGCACCATCCCCTCGGGCCTCCCCATGAGCATCGAGGAGCTGCGCTTCGACGACAACCGCATCTCCTCCATCTCGGAGCAGTCGCTGCAGGACCTCATCAACCTGAAGCGGCTCATCCTGGACGGCAACCTGCTCAACAACCGCGGGATCGGGGAGATGGCGTTCATCAACCTGATCAACCTGACCGAGCTCTCGCTGATGAGAAACTCCCTGACGTCGCCGCCGGCCAACTTGCCCGGCACCAGCCTGGAGAAGCTCCAGCTGCAGGATAATCACATCAATCGGGTCCCGCCGGGGGCGTTCGCCTTCCTCAGGCAGCTGTATCGCCTGGACCTGTCGGGCAACAACCTGAGCAGCCTCCCTCAGGGCGTGTTTGAAGACCTGGACAATCTCACGCAGCTCCTGCTGAGGAACAACCCGTGGCAGTGCACGTGCCGGATGAAGTGGGTGCGTGACTGGCTGCGGTCGCTGCCCACCAAAGTGAACGTGCGGGGCTTCATGTGCCAGGGTCCCGACAAGGTCAAAGGCATGGCGATTAAAGACCTCACCACAGACATGTTCGACTGCTCGGATTCAGAGCTCTTCCCCTCGTATGAGACGAGCACGGTCTCCAACACAGTGCGCCCCACGCAGCCCCAGTGGCCCTCGTTTGTGACCAGACGGCCCGTGGTTAAAGCGCCCGACTTCGGTAGGAACTACCACAGCACCACCACGTCGTCGGGCCGAAAGATCATCACCATCAGCGTGAAGTCGACCAGCGCGGAGGCGATACACATATCATGGCGGGTGTCGCAGCCGATGACCGCCCTGCGGCTCAGCTGGCTGAAGCTGGGTCACAGCTCGGCCTTCGGCTCCATCACCGAGACCATCGTGCAGGGCGAGAGGACGGAGTACCTGCTCACCGCACTGGAACCGGAATCTGCCTACAGGATATGCATGGTTCCCATGGATACCAGCAACATTTACCTGTCAGACGAGACCCCCGTTTGCATCGAGACAGAGACCGGCTCTCACAAGTCGTACAACCCGACCACGACTTTGAAcagagagcaggagaaagaGCCTTACAAAAATTCCAGTCTGCCTTTGGCTGCCATCATCGGCGGGGCGGTGGCTCTTTTGGCAATAATCATGTTGGCGCTGGTGTGCTGGTACGTCCACAGGAACGGTTCGCTTTTTTCCAGGAACTGCACCTACAACAAGGGCCGCCGGAGAAAGGACGACTACGCCGAGGCCGGCACCAAGAAGGACACCTCCATCCTGGAGATACGAGAGACTTCTTTTCAAATGATTCCTATAAGTCACCTGCCCGTGTCCAAGGAGGAGTTTGTCATACACACAATTTTCCCACCGAATGGCCTGAGTTTATACAAGAGCCCGCCGCACACCGAGAACAACGTCAACAACAGGAGCTACAGAGACAGTGGAATACCAGATTCAGATCACTCCCACTCATGA